The Streptomyces sp. NBC_01255 genome window below encodes:
- a CDS encoding metallopeptidase family protein has translation MLEMTREEFEELVAEALDRIPPELARLMDNVAVFVEDEPAPDDPELLGLYEGTPLTERGEWYAGVLPDRITIYRGPTLRMCESRADVVAETEITVVHEIAHHFGIDDERLHALGYG, from the coding sequence GTGCTGGAGATGACGCGCGAGGAGTTCGAGGAACTTGTCGCCGAGGCGCTGGACCGGATCCCCCCGGAACTCGCCCGGCTGATGGACAACGTCGCGGTGTTCGTGGAGGACGAACCCGCCCCGGACGATCCCGAGCTGCTCGGGCTCTACGAGGGGACGCCGCTGACGGAGCGCGGCGAGTGGTACGCGGGGGTGCTGCCGGACCGGATCACGATCTACCGGGGGCCGACGCTGCGGATGTGCGAGTCACGCGCGGACGTGGTCGCGGAGACCGAGATCACGGTGGTGCACGAGATCGCCCACCACTTCGGCATCGACGACGAGAGGCTGCACGCGCTGGGCTACGGCTGA
- a CDS encoding cytochrome c biogenesis CcdA family protein, which translates to MTSGIGYFAAFLGGLLALLSPCSALLLPAFFAYSIDTRAKLVARTGILYAGLATTLVPLGAAGSFAGRFFYGNRDLLVTVGGWLIVGLGVLQLLGLGFASRRIAEASGRIRPTSALSVYALGLVYGLAGFCAGPILGSVLTVAALSGSPAYGGLLLAVYALGMAVPLFVLALLWERYDLGRRRWLRGRPLRVGPLTLHSTSVLSGLFFIALGTLFLVFDGTTALPGLLSVDESFAVEERVAELGRAVPDWALLVAVVAVVAVALVVRGRRGSRTGEREEV; encoded by the coding sequence GTGACCTCCGGCATCGGGTACTTCGCCGCGTTCCTCGGCGGCCTGCTCGCCCTCCTCAGCCCGTGCAGCGCCCTGCTCCTGCCGGCCTTCTTCGCGTACTCGATCGACACGCGCGCGAAGCTGGTGGCGAGGACCGGGATCCTCTACGCGGGCCTGGCGACCACCCTCGTCCCGCTGGGCGCGGCCGGATCCTTCGCCGGCCGGTTCTTCTACGGCAACCGCGACCTCCTGGTGACCGTCGGCGGCTGGCTGATCGTCGGGCTCGGCGTCCTCCAGCTCCTCGGCCTGGGCTTCGCCTCCCGCCGCATCGCCGAGGCGAGCGGCCGCATCCGGCCCACGTCGGCGCTGTCCGTCTACGCCCTCGGCCTGGTCTACGGCCTCGCGGGCTTCTGCGCGGGGCCGATCCTGGGCAGCGTCCTGACGGTGGCGGCGCTGAGCGGCAGCCCGGCGTACGGAGGCCTGCTCCTCGCGGTGTACGCGCTGGGCATGGCGGTCCCGCTGTTCGTCCTCGCGCTGCTCTGGGAGCGGTACGACCTGGGCCGGCGGCGCTGGCTGCGCGGCCGGCCGCTGCGGGTCGGCCCCCTCACGCTCCACTCGACCTCGGTCCTCTCGGGCCTGTTCTTCATCGCCCTCGGCACGCTCTTCCTGGTCTTCGACGGGACGACCGCGCTGCCGGGGCTGCTCTCGGTGGACGAGTCGTTCGCGGTGGAGGAGCGGGTGGCCGAGCTGGGGCGCGCGGTGCCGGACTGGGCGCTGCTGGTCGCCGTGGTGGCCGTGGTGGCGGTGGCGCTCGTGGTGCGGGGCAGGCGGGGGAGCCGTACGGGGGAGCGCGAGGAGGTGTGA
- a CDS encoding DsbA family protein — protein MSKSKPIVIVSAVAAAAVLLGVVSYTATAPSSGGAGGSSAVAEVSADPSAGVYPELEAYARRDASDKLALGRADAPVVLIEYADFKCGYCGKFARDTEPVLVKKYVDQGTLRIEWRNFPIFGEESEAVARASWAAGQQGRFWEFHKAAYAEGAKEKGFGKDRLAALAKEAGVPDTARFAKDTDGAAAREAVRKDQEQGYALGATSTPSFLVNGRPIAGAQPLETFTEAIEAAAKAAAKPAKAGQ, from the coding sequence ATGTCCAAGTCCAAGCCGATCGTGATCGTCTCCGCGGTGGCGGCCGCCGCCGTGCTGCTCGGCGTCGTCTCGTACACCGCCACCGCGCCGTCCTCCGGCGGCGCGGGCGGCTCGTCCGCCGTCGCCGAGGTCTCCGCCGATCCGTCCGCCGGGGTCTATCCCGAGCTGGAGGCGTACGCCCGCCGTGACGCCTCCGACAAGCTCGCCCTGGGCCGGGCGGACGCGCCCGTCGTCCTCATCGAGTACGCCGACTTCAAGTGCGGCTACTGCGGGAAGTTCGCCCGGGACACCGAACCCGTCCTCGTGAAGAAGTACGTGGACCAGGGCACCCTGCGCATCGAGTGGCGGAACTTCCCGATCTTCGGCGAGGAGTCGGAGGCCGTCGCCCGCGCCTCCTGGGCGGCCGGGCAGCAGGGCCGGTTCTGGGAGTTCCACAAGGCCGCGTACGCCGAGGGGGCCAAGGAGAAGGGCTTCGGGAAGGACCGGCTCGCGGCCCTCGCGAAGGAGGCCGGCGTCCCCGACACGGCCCGGTTCGCGAAGGACACCGACGGGGCGGCGGCCCGCGAGGCCGTCCGCAAGGACCAGGAGCAGGGGTACGCGCTCGGCGCGACCTCCACCCCGTCCTTCCTCGTCAACGGCCGGCCGATCGCGGGCGCGCAGCCGCTGGAGACCTTCACCGAGGCCATCGAGGCGGCGGCGAAGGCGGCGGCCAAGCCCGCGAAGGCCGGGCAGTGA
- the hrpA gene encoding ATP-dependent RNA helicase HrpA, which translates to MSTSFAALQSVLAEVSLRDSHRLGRRLEGARRIRKPEAREAVLDEIAAEAAKAKERVDGRASRVPAITYPEQLPVSQKKDEILEAIRDHQVVIVAGETGSGKTTQIPKILLELGRGVRGMIGHTQPRRIAARTVAERVAEELRTPLGEAVGWKVRFTDQVSQDATFVKLMTDGILLAEIQTDRELRAYDTIIIDEAHERSLNIDFLLGYLAQLLPKRPDLKVVITSATIDPERFSRHFGDAPIVEVSGRTYPVEVRYRPLLEEDSEESDRDQITAICEAVDELQSEGPGDVLVFLSGEREIRDTADALLKRNLRNTEILPLYARLSHAEQHRVFQAHSGRRIVLATNVAETSLTVPGIKYVIDPGTARISRYSHRTKVQRLPIEAVSQASANQRKGRCGRTSDGICIRLYSEDDFLSRPEFTDAEILRTNLASVILQMTAAGLGEIEKFPFIDPPDHRNIRDGVQLLQELGAIDPAEKDPKKRLTPQGRKLAQLPVDPRLARMVLEADKNGCVREVMVIAAALSIQDPRERPSEKQTQADQQHARFKDEASDFSAYLNLWRYVREQQKERGSSSFRRMCKQEYLNFLRIREWQDIYTQLRTVAKQMGIHLNEDDAPEQSVHVSLLAGLLSHIGLKDVKDGAKNDYLGARSAKFAIFPGSALFKKPPRFVMSAELVETSRLWARVNARIEPEWIEPLAEHLTKKTYSEPHWEKDQAAVMAFEKVTLYGVPIVADRKVNYGRIDPEVSRDLFIRNALVEGDWRTHHKFFADNRKLLTEVEELEHRARRRDILVDDETLFDFYDKRVPEHVVSGAHFDSWWKHKRHEEPEFLDFEREMLINEKAAGVTKDDYPDSWRQGPLKFRVTYQFEPGADADGVTVHIPLQVLNQVTDEGFEWQIPGLRGEVVTELIRSLPKPIRRHYVPAPNFATRFLDAVVPVQEPLAGALARELQRMVGVPVTAEDFDWAKVPEHLKVTFRIVDERRRKLAEDKDLETLRLQLRPKARKALSQAAAAATAGPDGSGPSLERTGLTEWTIGTLTKVFETKRGGQPVKAYPALVDEGATVAVRLFDSEAEQAQAMWRGTRKLIMLNIPVNPAKFASDKLTNQQKLALSSNPHGSIQALFDDCATAAADKLIADHGGPAWDEESFRKLYDKVRADLVDTTVRTVGQVQQILAAWQACQRRLKSTNSLALINNLTDVREQLAWLVPTGFVTRTGLKRLPDLMRYLVAVDRRLQQMATGVQRDTTRMEKVHEMLDEYAWLLEQLPKGRPVPTEVTDIRWMIEELRVSYFAHALGTAYPVSDKRIVKAIDAAAP; encoded by the coding sequence ATGTCTACTTCCTTCGCCGCCCTCCAGTCCGTCCTGGCCGAGGTCTCGCTGCGGGACTCCCACCGGCTCGGCCGCCGTCTCGAAGGCGCCCGCCGCATCCGTAAGCCCGAGGCCCGTGAGGCCGTCCTGGACGAGATCGCCGCCGAGGCGGCCAAGGCCAAGGAGCGCGTCGACGGGCGCGCCTCTCGCGTGCCCGCGATCACGTACCCCGAACAGCTGCCCGTCTCGCAGAAGAAGGACGAGATCCTGGAGGCGATACGCGACCACCAGGTCGTGATCGTCGCCGGTGAGACGGGTTCCGGTAAGACCACCCAGATCCCGAAGATCCTCCTGGAGCTCGGCCGGGGCGTCCGGGGCATGATCGGGCACACGCAGCCCCGCCGGATCGCCGCCCGCACGGTCGCCGAGCGGGTCGCCGAGGAGCTGCGGACCCCGCTCGGCGAGGCCGTCGGCTGGAAGGTCCGCTTCACCGACCAGGTCAGCCAGGACGCGACCTTCGTGAAGCTGATGACGGACGGCATCCTGCTCGCCGAGATCCAGACGGACCGCGAGCTGCGCGCCTACGACACGATCATCATCGACGAGGCCCACGAGCGGTCGCTCAACATCGACTTCCTGCTCGGCTATCTGGCCCAGCTGCTGCCGAAGCGCCCCGACCTCAAGGTCGTCATCACCTCCGCGACGATCGACCCGGAGCGCTTCTCCCGCCACTTCGGCGATGCCCCGATCGTCGAGGTCAGCGGGCGTACGTACCCGGTCGAGGTCCGCTACCGCCCGCTCCTCGAAGAGGACAGCGAGGAATCGGACCGGGACCAGATCACCGCGATCTGCGAGGCCGTGGACGAGCTCCAGTCCGAGGGACCGGGCGACGTCCTGGTCTTCCTCTCCGGCGAGCGCGAGATCCGGGACACCGCGGACGCGCTCCTGAAGCGGAACCTCCGGAACACCGAGATCCTCCCCCTCTACGCCCGCCTGAGCCACGCCGAGCAGCACCGCGTGTTCCAGGCCCACTCCGGCCGCCGGATCGTCCTCGCCACGAACGTCGCCGAGACGTCCCTGACCGTGCCCGGCATCAAGTACGTGATCGATCCGGGCACCGCCCGCATCTCGCGCTACTCGCACCGCACCAAGGTCCAGCGCCTGCCGATCGAGGCGGTCAGCCAGGCCAGCGCCAACCAGCGCAAGGGCCGCTGCGGCCGTACGTCGGACGGCATCTGCATCCGGCTCTACTCGGAGGACGACTTCCTGTCGCGTCCGGAGTTCACGGACGCCGAGATCCTCCGTACGAACCTCGCCTCCGTCATCCTCCAGATGACCGCGGCGGGCCTCGGCGAGATCGAGAAGTTCCCCTTCATCGACCCGCCGGACCACCGCAACATCCGGGACGGCGTGCAGCTCCTCCAGGAGCTCGGCGCGATCGACCCGGCGGAGAAGGACCCGAAGAAGCGGCTCACCCCGCAGGGGCGGAAGCTCGCCCAGCTGCCCGTGGACCCGCGGCTCGCCCGCATGGTCCTGGAGGCGGACAAGAACGGCTGTGTCCGCGAGGTCATGGTGATCGCGGCCGCGCTCTCCATCCAGGACCCGCGCGAGCGGCCGTCCGAGAAGCAGACGCAGGCCGATCAGCAGCACGCCCGCTTCAAGGACGAGGCGAGTGACTTCTCCGCCTACCTGAACCTGTGGCGGTACGTCCGCGAGCAGCAGAAGGAGCGGGGATCCAGCTCCTTCCGCCGGATGTGCAAGCAGGAGTACCTGAACTTCCTGCGCATCCGCGAGTGGCAGGACATCTACACGCAGCTGCGGACCGTGGCCAAGCAGATGGGCATCCATCTGAACGAGGACGACGCTCCGGAGCAGTCCGTCCACGTCTCGCTGCTCGCCGGCCTGCTTTCCCACATCGGGCTGAAGGACGTGAAGGACGGCGCGAAGAACGACTACCTCGGCGCCCGCAGCGCCAAGTTCGCGATCTTCCCCGGCTCCGCGCTCTTCAAGAAGCCCCCGCGCTTCGTCATGTCGGCCGAGCTCGTGGAGACCTCGCGCCTCTGGGCCCGGGTGAACGCCCGGATCGAGCCCGAGTGGATCGAGCCGCTCGCCGAGCACCTGACGAAGAAGACGTACAGCGAGCCGCACTGGGAGAAGGACCAGGCGGCCGTGATGGCCTTCGAGAAGGTGACGCTGTACGGCGTGCCGATCGTCGCCGACCGCAAGGTGAACTACGGCCGGATCGACCCGGAGGTCTCCCGCGACCTGTTCATCCGGAACGCGCTGGTGGAGGGCGACTGGCGCACCCACCACAAGTTCTTCGCCGACAACCGCAAGCTCCTGACCGAGGTCGAGGAGCTGGAGCACCGCGCCCGGCGCCGGGACATCCTCGTCGACGACGAGACGCTCTTCGACTTCTACGACAAGCGCGTCCCCGAGCACGTCGTGTCCGGCGCCCACTTCGACTCCTGGTGGAAGCACAAGCGCCATGAGGAGCCGGAGTTCCTCGACTTCGAGCGCGAGATGCTCATCAACGAGAAGGCCGCCGGGGTCACCAAGGACGACTATCCGGACTCCTGGCGGCAGGGGCCGCTGAAGTTCCGGGTGACGTACCAGTTCGAGCCGGGCGCGGACGCGGACGGGGTGACCGTCCACATCCCGCTCCAGGTGCTCAACCAGGTGACGGACGAGGGCTTCGAGTGGCAGATCCCGGGTCTGCGCGGCGAGGTCGTCACCGAGCTGATCCGCTCCCTGCCCAAGCCGATCCGCCGCCACTACGTGCCCGCGCCGAACTTCGCGACCCGCTTCCTGGACGCGGTCGTCCCGGTGCAGGAGCCCCTGGCGGGCGCGCTCGCCCGCGAGCTCCAGCGGATGGTCGGCGTCCCGGTCACCGCCGAGGACTTCGACTGGGCGAAGGTGCCCGAGCACCTCAAGGTCACGTTCCGGATCGTCGACGAGCGGCGTCGCAAGCTCGCCGAGGACAAGGACCTGGAGACCCTGCGCCTCCAGCTGCGCCCCAAGGCCCGTAAGGCGCTGTCCCAGGCCGCCGCGGCGGCGACGGCCGGCCCGGACGGCTCCGGGCCCTCCCTGGAGCGCACAGGGCTCACGGAGTGGACGATCGGCACCCTCACGAAGGTCTTCGAGACCAAGCGGGGCGGGCAGCCGGTCAAGGCGTACCCGGCGCTCGTGGACGAGGGCGCGACCGTCGCCGTACGGCTCTTCGACTCGGAGGCCGAGCAGGCGCAGGCGATGTGGCGGGGCACCCGGAAGCTGATCATGCTGAACATCCCGGTGAACCCGGCGAAGTTCGCCTCGGACAAGCTGACGAACCAGCAGAAGCTGGCCCTGTCCTCGAACCCGCACGGCTCGATCCAGGCCCTCTTCGACGACTGCGCCACCGCCGCGGCCGACAAGCTGATCGCCGACCACGGCGGCCCGGCCTGGGACGAGGAGTCCTTCCGGAAGCTGTACGACAAGGTCCGCGCGGACCTCGTGGACACGACGGTACGGACAGTGGGGCAGGTCCAGCAGATCCTGGCGGCCTGGCAGGCCTGCCAGCGGCGGCTGAAGTCCACGAACAGCCTGGCCCTGATCAACAACCTCACGGACGTGCGCGAGCAGCTGGCCTGGCTGGTGCCGACGGGCTTCGTCACCCGTACGGGGCTCAAGCGGCTCCCGGACCTGATGCGCTATCTGGTGGCGGTGGACCGGCGGCTCCAGCAGATGGCGACCGGCGTCCAGCGGGACACCACCCGCATGGAGAAGGTCCACGAGATGCTCGACGAGTACGCGTGGCTGCTCGAACAGCTCCCGAAGGGCCGCCCGGTGCCGACGGAGGTCACCGACATCCGCTGGATGATCGAGGAGCTGCGGGTGAGCTACTTCGCGCACGCGCTGGGCACGGCGTACCCGGTCTCGGACAAGCGGATCGTGAAGGCGATCGACGCCGCGGCGCCCTGA
- a CDS encoding DUF6274 family protein produces MAAASAARHDTRALLRAHLAAASRYGHLTRHCVVCHRLQRLVMEFPEPEGPEPATEDESPTDP; encoded by the coding sequence ATGGCCGCGGCGTCGGCGGCACGACATGACACGCGAGCGCTGCTGCGTGCCCATCTGGCGGCCGCTTCCCGGTACGGACACCTCACCCGCCACTGCGTGGTCTGCCATCGCCTCCAGCGGCTCGTCATGGAGTTCCCGGAGCCCGAGGGTCCGGAGCCGGCGACGGAGGACGAAAGTCCCACCGACCCGTGA
- the bldC gene encoding developmental transcriptional regulator BldC: protein MTARTPDAEPLLTPAEVATMFRVDPKTVTRWAKAGKLTSIRTLGGHRRYREAEVRALLAGIPQQRSEA, encoded by the coding sequence ATGACCGCTCGCACCCCTGATGCCGAGCCGCTGCTGACCCCTGCCGAGGTTGCCACGATGTTCCGTGTGGACCCGAAGACGGTGACCCGTTGGGCGAAGGCAGGCAAGCTCACGTCCATCCGCACGCTGGGTGGGCACCGCCGTTACCGCGAGGCTGAAGTTCGCGCACTGCTCGCGGGTATTCCGCAGCAGCGCAGCGAGGCCTGA
- a CDS encoding Leu/Phe/Val dehydrogenase: protein MTDVTGVPVVPADVLHTLFHSEQGGHEQVVLCQDRATGLKAVIAIHSTALGPALGGTRFYPYATEAEAIADALNLSRGMSYKNAMAGLDHGGGKAVIIGDPEKIKTDELLLAYGRMVASLGGRYVTACDVGTYVADMDVVARENRWTTGRSPENGGAGDSSVLTAFGVFQGMRASAQTLWGDPTLRGRKVGVAGVGKVGHYLVEHLLEDGAEVVITDVREESVRRITDKHPQVSVVADTDALIRVEGLDVYAPCALGGALNDETVPVLTAKIVCGAANNQLAHPGVEKDLSDRGILYAPDYVINAGGVIQVADELHGFDFDRCKAKATKIFDTTLAIFARANADGIPPAAAADRIAEQRMAEARRG, encoded by the coding sequence GTGACCGATGTGACCGGCGTTCCTGTCGTTCCCGCAGACGTGCTGCACACCCTGTTCCACTCGGAGCAGGGTGGCCACGAGCAAGTCGTGCTCTGCCAGGACCGTGCCACCGGCCTCAAGGCCGTCATCGCCATCCACTCCACCGCCCTGGGCCCGGCCCTCGGCGGGACCCGCTTCTACCCGTACGCCACCGAGGCCGAGGCGATCGCCGACGCGCTCAACCTCTCGCGCGGCATGTCGTACAAGAACGCCATGGCCGGCCTCGACCACGGCGGCGGCAAGGCCGTCATCATCGGGGACCCGGAGAAGATCAAGACGGACGAGCTGCTGCTCGCCTACGGGCGCATGGTGGCCTCTCTCGGCGGCCGCTACGTGACGGCCTGCGACGTCGGCACCTACGTCGCCGACATGGACGTCGTCGCCCGCGAGAACCGGTGGACCACCGGCCGCTCCCCCGAGAACGGCGGCGCCGGCGACTCCTCGGTCCTCACCGCCTTCGGCGTCTTCCAGGGCATGCGCGCCTCCGCGCAGACCCTGTGGGGCGACCCGACGCTGCGCGGCCGCAAGGTCGGCGTCGCGGGCGTCGGCAAGGTCGGCCACTACCTCGTCGAGCACCTCCTGGAGGACGGCGCCGAGGTCGTCATCACCGACGTGCGCGAGGAGTCGGTCCGCCGGATCACCGACAAGCACCCGCAGGTCTCCGTCGTCGCCGACACCGACGCGCTGATCCGCGTCGAGGGCCTGGACGTCTACGCGCCCTGCGCGCTCGGCGGCGCCCTGAACGACGAGACCGTGCCCGTGCTCACCGCGAAGATCGTCTGCGGCGCGGCCAACAACCAGCTCGCGCACCCCGGTGTCGAGAAGGACCTGTCGGACCGCGGGATCCTCTACGCGCCCGACTACGTGATCAACGCCGGTGGCGTGATCCAGGTCGCCGACGAGCTGCACGGCTTCGACTTCGACCGCTGCAAGGCGAAGGCCACGAAGATCTTCGACACCACGCTGGCCATATTCGCACGTGCGAATGCGGACGGAATTCCGCCGGCCGCCGCGGCCGACCGGATCGCCGAGCAGCGGATGGCGGAGGCCCGACGGGGCTGA
- a CDS encoding DUF3073 domain-containing protein, whose translation MGRGRAKAKQTKVARQLKYSSGGTDLSRLANELGASTSNQPPNGEPFEDDDEEDDPYAQYASLYDDEDEDEDDESGSSSPRRA comes from the coding sequence ATGGGGCGCGGCCGGGCAAAGGCCAAGCAGACCAAGGTCGCCCGCCAGCTGAAGTACAGCAGCGGCGGGACTGACCTGTCGCGTCTGGCCAATGAGCTGGGCGCTTCGACTTCGAACCAGCCGCCGAATGGCGAGCCGTTCGAGGACGACGACGAGGAAGACGACCCGTACGCGCAGTACGCGTCTCTTTACGACGACGAGGACGAGGACGAGGACGACGAGTCCGGTTCGTCGTCCCCACGTCGCGCTTGA
- the purM gene encoding phosphoribosylformylglycinamidine cyclo-ligase: protein MSESTSAGSGASYASAGVDIEAGDRAVELMKEWVKKTQRAEVAGLGGLGGFAGLFDASALKRYERPLLASATDGVGTKVDIARQMGVYDTIGHDLVAMVMDDIVVCGAEPLFMTDYICVGKVHPERVAAIVKGIAEGCVLAGCALVGGETAEHPGLLGPDDFDVAGAGTGVVEHDRLLGADRIRTGDAVIAMASSGLHSNGYSLVRHVVFDRAGMTLDQRVEELGRTLGEELLEPTKIYSLDCLALTRTTDVHAYSHITGGGLAANLARVIPDGLHATVDRSTWTPGAIFDLVGKAGQVERLELEKTLNMGVGMMAVVPADSVDVALTTLADRGVEAWVAGEITERGAHTTGAELVGDYAK, encoded by the coding sequence ATGTCTGAGTCCACCAGTGCCGGAAGCGGCGCCAGCTACGCGAGCGCGGGCGTCGACATCGAGGCGGGCGACCGCGCCGTCGAGCTCATGAAGGAGTGGGTGAAGAAGACCCAGCGCGCAGAAGTCGCGGGCCTTGGTGGCCTCGGCGGTTTCGCCGGTCTCTTCGACGCCTCCGCCCTCAAGCGCTACGAGCGTCCGCTGCTCGCCTCGGCGACCGACGGCGTCGGCACGAAGGTCGACATCGCCCGCCAGATGGGCGTGTACGACACGATCGGCCACGACCTGGTCGCGATGGTCATGGACGACATCGTCGTCTGCGGCGCCGAGCCGCTCTTCATGACCGACTACATCTGCGTCGGCAAGGTCCACCCCGAGCGGGTCGCCGCCATCGTCAAGGGCATCGCCGAGGGCTGCGTCCTCGCCGGCTGCGCCCTCGTCGGCGGCGAGACCGCGGAGCACCCGGGCCTCCTCGGCCCGGACGACTTCGACGTCGCAGGCGCCGGCACGGGTGTCGTGGAGCACGACCGCCTCCTCGGCGCCGATCGCATCCGTACGGGGGACGCGGTCATCGCCATGGCCTCCTCGGGTCTTCACTCCAACGGGTACTCGCTCGTCCGGCACGTGGTCTTCGACCGCGCCGGCATGACCCTGGACCAGCGGGTCGAGGAGCTCGGCCGGACCCTCGGCGAGGAGCTCCTGGAGCCCACCAAGATCTACTCGCTGGACTGCCTGGCCCTCACCCGGACCACGGACGTCCACGCGTACAGCCACATCACGGGCGGCGGTCTCGCCGCCAACCTGGCCCGGGTGATCCCGGACGGCCTGCACGCCACGGTCGACCGCTCCACCTGGACCCCCGGCGCGATCTTCGACCTGGTCGGCAAGGCCGGTCAGGTGGAGCGCCTGGAGCTGGAGAAGACCCTGAACATGGGCGTCGGCATGATGGCCGTCGTGCCGGCCGACTCCGTGGACGTGGCCCTGACGACCCTCGCGGACCGCGGGGTCGAGGCCTGGGTCGCGGGCGAGATCACCGAGCGCGGCGCGCACACGACCGGCGCGGAGCTGGTCGGGGACTACGCCAAGTAA